A region from the Bactrocera dorsalis isolate Fly_Bdor chromosome 1, ASM2337382v1, whole genome shotgun sequence genome encodes:
- the LOC125777786 gene encoding uncharacterized protein LOC125777786 codes for MRDLLSVIAKLHASAQEEHMANKEARCSFLVKTTTTENTPKRPRDDIQPKRRTPPKKNKTFHKEWTNKMEVPLSKEAKYDNPVGSKETVMAKQDGWITVKHKQPRKRPHKPPPRPDAIPLENRTARVQEPADTEWTIVTDVELIEKAERFGNAKAPGVDGIPNKALEIAIKHNAKPFAELFTRCLQKGVFPKIWKKQRLVLLQKPNKPAGEPNSYRPLCMLDTTGKILERII; via the exons ATGAGAGATCTTCTCAGTGTGATAGCTAAGCTGCACGCAAGTGCTCAGGAGGAGCACATGGCAAATAAGGAAGCACGTTGTAGTTTTCTAGTAAAGACAACCACCACAGAGAATACACCCAAGAGGCCTCGAGACGATATACAGCCAAAGAGAAGAACACCgcctaagaaaaataaaactttccaTAAGGAATGGACGAACAAAATGGAAGTTCCCCTGAGCAAGGAAGCAAAATACGACAACCCAGTCGGAAGCAAGGAGACAGTAATGGCAAAACAAGATGGCTGGATCACGGTTAAACATAAACAACCAAGGAAGAGACCACATAAGCCGCCACCCCGACCCGATGCAATA CCTCTGGAGAATCGAACGGCGCGAGTGCAAGAACCTGCTGATACGGAATGGACAATAGTCACTGATGTGGAGCTAATAGAAAAGGCAGAGAGATTTGGCAATGCCAAGGCACCAGGTGTGGATGGTATCCCAAATAAGGCTTTAGAGATTGCTATTAAGCACAATGCGAAACCCTTTGCTGAATTGTTTACGCGGTGCTTACAAAAAGGTGTCTTCCCGAAAATCTGGAAAAAGCAAAGACTGGTATTATTGCAGAAGCCAAATAAACCAGCAGGGGAGCCTAATTCATATCGACCGCTCTGTATGCTGGATACGACCGGCAAGATACTAGAGCGGATAATCTGA